The following are encoded in a window of Fusarium verticillioides 7600 chromosome 6, whole genome shotgun sequence genomic DNA:
- a CDS encoding hypothetical protein (At least one base has a quality score < 10), whose product MERNQLSCDHCGETFQRREHRDRHVLRHTGLKPFQCNICSKSFSRSDTLARHRVLHGNQPGSTRTRRRRRGQACYSCSRSKQSCDGGHPCSRCETRNSECIYPERALSARRDDGEAIIVGEPSQGEDIATLSPLAAQGADFQDEAFIPGDLHGTSEEWNNPSSIPSDTSGMPTIASSTMYTTVPDTSSWPNVPTLPDTFVLNGDFGSLGTITGNSWMPWNSSMAQLSFPWFMDELELPLDPPNMSQPHEDAVHATSIQAGQAYLSPENICSSHTQPCHQFPEPEAIGLQMAGAEVFGHIHEIPQDAVEGLNTFYNTQRRDPTPVPIPQDILHAFVELYFEYFDCQFPFLHPSRMEDPDLPWILLLAVAAVGSHYSEIKGADEYNSALSNLLARAVELPAYDNMLNAEVITVQCVFLLHVLWLFSGSHRDKIVLQHKRSSLATMCCDLISKADKRRHSSRDKLNDEVAWQNWIAKESVLRLVTCARVLECLSHIFLGTPLVFNLREATRQLPCTEKLWRCQNASEWKSRHEDCPGIANITARHQRKPDTFAAKVILLELYVEDRNYYRQLRTSQLLHSSFESYLNSSASRDTQQAPNHSLPRPDLSRSENALLDTTIDGFTLKNMPSLGDLTDTVFHVIAILNLIPLETLHSATGWETNKEQMKKSKTHLNDFFKNNDTTARKGLWHAVCIFKITRSSRRLACYDALSLTVAMGYIYCYSETRTSLAPTSARPLITRLDRLQDREAIERWIENGGDNVVHLTGVGLLDGSDHCVRFLLDLERTLVSQIAWRGFCRAFASSFAQLRRGETPTKSSREYNNDE is encoded by the exons CGACACGTGCTACGACACACAGGCCTCAAACCCTTTCAGTGCAACATCTGCTCCAAGTCCTTCTCGCGCAG TGACACTCTTGCTCGTCATCGAGTTTTACATGGTAATCAGCCTGGATCGACTAGAAcacgtcgtcgtcgtcgcggCCAAGCTTGTTACTCTTGTTCGAGGTCGAAGCAGAGCTGTGATGGAGGTCATCCTTGTTCGCGATGCGAGACTCGCAACTCAGAGTGCATTTATCCTGAGAGAGCGCTAAGTGCACGacgtgatgatggtgaggcTATAATCGTGGGAGAGCCATCTCAAGGCGAAGACATCGCTACTTTATCGCCCCTCGCAGCTCAAGGCGCAGACTTCCAGGACGAAGCTTTTATACCTGGTGACCTTCATGGCACTTCAGAAGAATGGAATAATCCCTCTTCTATCCCCTCTGATACGAGTGGGATGCCGACAATAGCATCAAGCACCATGTACACAACGGTTCCAGACACGTCTAGCTGGCCTAATGTACCAACATTGCCCGATACCTTTGTTCTCAACGGAGATTTTGGCAGCCTTGGGACCATCACAGGTAACTCATGGATGCCTTGGAATTCGTCAATGGCCCAATTGTCCTTTCCATGGTTCATGGATGAATTGGAGTTGCCACTTGATCCACCCAATATGTCACAGCCTCATGAAGATGCAGTGCATGCGACCTCGATTCAAGCAGGGCAGGCTTATTTAAGTCCGGAAAATATATGTTCTTCGCACACGCAGCCATGCCACCAGTTCCCGGAACCAGAGGCTATTGGTCTGCAAATGGCTGGGGCTGAAGTCTTTGGGCATATCCATGAGATACCTCAAGATGCTGTAGAGGGGTTGAATACCTTCTATAACACACAGCGGCGAGACCCAACACCAGTACCCATTCCCCAGGATATCCTACACGCATTTGTAGAACTGTACTTTGAGTACTTTGACTGTCAGTTCCCATTCTTGCACCCATCTCGCATGGAGGACCCAGATCTCCCATGGATATTGTTATTAGCTGTCGCAGCAGTCGGAAGTCATTACTCGGAGATCAAAGGTGCAGATGAGTATAACTCCGCGTTATCTAACCTCCTAGCCCGAGCTGTTGAGCTCCCT GCATATGACAACATGTTGAATGCCGAAGTGATAACTGTGCAGTGTGTCTTTCTATTACATGTTCTATGGCTATTTTCAGGCTCCCACAGAGATAAGATTGTTCTACAGCATAAGCGAAGCAGCCTGGCGACCATGTGCTGTGACCTCATTAGCAAAGCCGACAAACGCAGACACTCGAGTCGGGATAAGCTTAACGACGAAGTAGCATGGCAAAACTGGATTGCCAAGGAGAGTGTACTACGTCTTGTCACTTGTGCTCGTGTGTTGGAGTGTTTGAGCCATATCTTCCTAGGTACCCCGCTGGTATTCAACCTCCGGGAGGCGACAAGACAGTTGCCATGTACTGAAAAGCTATGGCGGTGTCAAAATGCTTCAGAGTGGAAGTCGCGACACGAAGACTGTCCAGGTATCGCGAATATCACCGCGA GACACCAACGTAAGCCAGATACCTTTGCGGCCAAggtcattcttctcgagctATACGTCGAAGACAGGAACTACTACCGCCAACTACGAACTTCGCAACTCCTACACTCTTCATTTGAATCGTACTTGAACTCTTCAGCAAGTCGTGATACTCAACAGGCGCCGAACCATTCACTTCCCAGACCAGATCTCAGTAGGAGCGAAAATGCTCTTCTAGACACAACGATCGATGGATTTACTCTGAAGAACATGCCAAGCCTCGGGGATCTTACAGACACTGTTTTCCATGTGATTGCGATTCTCAATTTGATTCCGCTCGAGACTTTACATTCAGCTACGGGCTGGGAGACGAACAaagagcagatgaagaagtccaaAACGCATCTCAATGACTTTTTCAAAAATAACGATACCACGGCGCGAAAGGGCTTATGGCATGCTGTCTGTATCTTTAAAATAACCCGGAGTTCTCGTCGCCTTGCGTGCTATGATGCGCTCAGCCTCACGGTGGCGATGGGCTACATATACTGCTACAGTGAGACACGTACATCATTAGCACCAACTTCAGCCCGTCCGCTAATTACGCGTCTCGATCGATTGCAAGACAGAGAGGCTATTGAACGATGGATCGAGAATGGCGGGGACAATGTCGTTCACTTGACTGGCGTTGGACTACTAGATGGCTCTGACCACTGCGTTCGTTTCCTTCTAGATTTGGAGAGGACACTGGTGTCGCAGATTGCATGGCGTGGATTCTGTCGTGCTTTTGCTAGCAGTTTCGCCCAATTGAGACGTGGCGAGACACCgacgaagagctcgagaGAGTACAATAATGATGAATGA